A genomic window from Deltaproteobacteria bacterium includes:
- the msrP gene encoding protein-methionine-sulfoxide reductase catalytic subunit MsrP: MTQYVKGGPKFFHRYRSQPKPIPSLKFFFHNHIGSTRVVILVRSNYVNDFNNRLLDAILKAPKWAGPDTRSTPEALYLSRRQWLQKAGFSGAALTLAGCGLSIDGNPLGTTGTDTGTSDPIYGDCQTNAFPPPHDAYYPASVNTGFEVTDRDHTPAELATQYNNYYEFTVFKDKVCTLTSEFPTYPWNLEVGGLVENPQTFSLDDLVENFTLEERLYRFRCVEAWSMVVPWTGFQLSKLLEAVRPTPEAKFVRFISANDPATMPGVNLIPQYPWPYTEGLRLDEAQNELTLLAMGLYQKPLLTQNGAPIRLVVPWKYGYKNPKSLVKIELTAEQPATFWNSIGPTEYSFESNVDPDEPHPRWSQAEERPLGGTGTIPTLRYNGYEDYVGSLYA, from the coding sequence ATGACGCAATACGTCAAGGGCGGGCCGAAGTTTTTTCACAGATATCGCTCCCAGCCGAAGCCGATACCATCTCTAAAATTCTTCTTTCACAATCACATCGGGTCCACTAGAGTCGTGATTCTTGTCAGGAGTAATTACGTGAATGATTTCAACAACCGTTTGCTGGACGCCATCCTCAAAGCTCCAAAATGGGCAGGTCCTGACACACGAAGTACCCCGGAAGCGCTCTACCTGAGTCGACGGCAATGGCTCCAAAAAGCTGGCTTTTCCGGCGCGGCACTGACTTTGGCTGGCTGCGGTTTATCCATTGATGGCAACCCGCTTGGCACCACGGGAACAGATACCGGAACCTCAGATCCGATTTACGGAGACTGCCAAACCAACGCATTTCCTCCACCCCACGACGCCTACTACCCCGCCTCCGTCAACACTGGCTTTGAAGTCACCGACCGTGACCACACGCCGGCAGAGCTCGCTACGCAGTACAACAATTACTACGAATTCACAGTCTTCAAAGACAAGGTTTGTACCCTCACATCCGAGTTTCCGACCTACCCTTGGAACTTGGAAGTCGGCGGCCTCGTGGAAAACCCACAGACCTTCTCGTTGGATGACCTGGTTGAGAATTTCACCCTCGAAGAACGCCTCTACCGGTTTCGCTGCGTTGAGGCTTGGTCCATGGTCGTTCCGTGGACAGGCTTTCAATTGAGCAAGTTGCTCGAGGCGGTGCGGCCCACCCCTGAAGCCAAATTTGTTCGCTTCATATCGGCCAATGACCCTGCAACGATGCCTGGGGTAAACCTCATTCCGCAATACCCTTGGCCCTACACCGAGGGACTGCGTTTAGACGAAGCCCAAAATGAGCTTACGTTGCTCGCCATGGGGCTCTACCAGAAGCCATTGCTTACTCAAAATGGTGCACCCATTCGGCTCGTGGTGCCTTGGAAGTACGGGTATAAAAATCCAAAATCGCTCGTAAAAATTGAACTCACCGCGGAGCAACCAGCAACCTTCTGGAACAGTATTGGGCCCACTGAATACAGCTTCGAATCCAATGTTGATCCCGACGAACCCCATCCGAGATGGTCACAAGCTGAAGAACGCCCGCTCGGTGGAACCGGAACGATTCCAACACTTAGATACAACGGTTATGAAGATTACGTAGGTTCACTCTATGCGTAA
- a CDS encoding Bax inhibitor-1/YccA family protein produces MFRTTNPAMGEQIFHKARQNAASSTERMTLDGTVNKTAILLGLALITAMWSWNVVFPGSANVAVGALPSPPAWLLMGAPILAIIAALVTIFKPTVAHISAPVYALLEGLVLGTISAMFEVSYPGIAMQAAFGTLATLGGLLLAYRSGFIQVTDKFRLGVVAATSGIFMLYFVSMIMSFFGAEIPFIRGGGIMGIGFSLIVVAIAAMNLVLNFDSVEGGVEAGAPKHMEWYGAFGVMVTLVWLYIEMLVLLSKLRDR; encoded by the coding sequence ATGTTTCGCACGACAAACCCTGCCATGGGTGAGCAAATCTTTCATAAAGCCAGACAAAACGCCGCATCGAGTACTGAGCGGATGACTCTCGACGGAACCGTTAACAAGACAGCTATCTTACTGGGCCTAGCCCTCATCACGGCAATGTGGTCGTGGAATGTTGTGTTTCCGGGCTCAGCCAATGTAGCGGTTGGGGCATTGCCCTCACCACCCGCGTGGCTCCTCATGGGCGCCCCTATTCTGGCCATCATTGCTGCCTTGGTAACCATATTCAAACCCACCGTGGCCCATATATCTGCTCCCGTTTATGCCTTGCTGGAAGGCCTTGTTCTCGGAACCATCTCAGCGATGTTTGAAGTGAGCTATCCTGGTATTGCTATGCAAGCCGCCTTCGGCACACTCGCAACCTTGGGAGGGCTATTGCTGGCCTACCGATCTGGTTTTATCCAAGTCACTGACAAATTCCGACTCGGCGTAGTAGCGGCAACCTCAGGCATCTTCATGCTTTATTTTGTAAGCATGATTATGAGTTTCTTCGGAGCGGAAATACCGTTTATCCGGGGCGGCGGCATCATGGGAATTGGCTTCAGCCTTATCGTGGTTGCAATCGCAGCCATGAACCTCGTGCTCAATTTTGATTCAGTTGAAGGTGGTGTAGAGGCTGGTGCCCCTAAACACATGGAATGGTACGGCGCATTCGGAGTTATGGTTACTCTCGTATGGCTCTATATTGAGATGTTGGTACTCCTTAGCAAATTACGAGACCGCTAG